A genomic region of Runella rosea contains the following coding sequences:
- a CDS encoding heavy-metal-associated domain-containing protein, with the protein MKQLTFVFSLVLTIVFGAVANKPGKDKEVKIKTSAVCEMCKERIEKNLTLSKGITEAVLNLEDKVVTVKYNPKKTDEAQIRKVITETGYDADNLVCSQTAHDKLPECCQKTSEAHSH; encoded by the coding sequence ATGAAACAGTTAACATTCGTATTCTCGTTAGTTTTGACAATCGTTTTTGGCGCAGTAGCCAACAAACCTGGTAAAGACAAAGAGGTAAAAATCAAAACCTCAGCCGTTTGTGAAATGTGCAAAGAGCGCATTGAGAAAAACTTAACCCTCAGTAAGGGCATTACGGAGGCCGTTTTAAATCTGGAAGATAAAGTGGTAACCGTCAAATACAACCCCAAAAAAACCGACGAAGCACAGATCCGTAAAGTGATTACCGAAACGGGTTACGACGCCGACAATTTGGTATGCAGCCAAACTGCCCACGACAAATTGCCAGAGTGCTGCCAAAAAACAAGCGAAGCACATTCGCACTAA
- a CDS encoding TonB-dependent receptor yields the protein MKTKIFILFILIIHHSLFNLTNAQRVTGTVFERSEAGKKSALVGVNVFWAGTALATVTDTIGKFDIARAAKSNKLVLSYIGFKTDTIKVTSESNFEIVMKPEGQLSEVVIRGSSSQIDRMNPIQTEIITTKALAKAACCNLSESFETNASVSVSYSDAVTGAKQIQFLGLGGQYVQTNVENVPTIRGLASTFGMSYIPGTWIQSIDVAKGAGSVVNGYESMTGAINVELVKPDAREKLYFNTYVNHLGRGEVNLNLNRKLSDKWATGFLTHASTLQNRVDNNGDGFLDLPLYTQFNGINRWQYKSDKMMAQFGVKALYEDRLGGQTGFRPDEHRGTAKFYGFGNKTNRIELFSKTAKLYQDKPYKGLGLVLNASLHNTDSYFGFVNYDGRQRTLYGNLIYQSIINNTNHQFKTGINYLLDDYRETYKDSLMTRTESVPGAFFEYTYNHLDKFTLVAGLRADYHNLFGAFATPRLHLRWQPWENTTLRVSGGRGQRTPNAFAEYYGYLVSGRTVRFWGQKIQPEVTWNYGLSLTQTFHWFDKHWDLVLDYYRTDFQNQLIVDTDHATPLASHLYFYNLKGKSFSNSFQIELNTLLSKRTEVKLAYRLFDVWQTMGQPFGNSVLQQRMMVPRDRVLFNIGYNLPYDKWKLDLTVQWNGQARITDPMQSLQATIDRKPMPILYSQSFMNINAQASRAFKKFEVYLGGENLANFKQPNPIIHAEDPFNKYFDAGQTWGPVVGRMIYAGIRVKIKD from the coding sequence ATGAAGACAAAAATATTCATTCTTTTTATACTCATTATTCATCATTCACTATTCAATCTCACAAACGCCCAACGCGTAACGGGAACGGTATTTGAACGAAGTGAAGCAGGTAAAAAATCGGCTTTGGTAGGGGTAAATGTGTTTTGGGCGGGTACTGCACTGGCAACTGTTACCGATACCATTGGGAAATTCGACATTGCCCGGGCTGCAAAATCAAACAAATTGGTTTTGAGCTACATAGGCTTCAAAACTGATACGATAAAAGTTACTTCCGAAAGTAATTTTGAGATTGTGATGAAGCCCGAAGGCCAACTCAGCGAAGTGGTGATACGCGGTTCATCTTCCCAAATTGACCGCATGAACCCGATTCAAACCGAAATCATCACGACCAAAGCCTTGGCCAAAGCAGCGTGTTGTAATTTATCGGAAAGTTTTGAAACCAACGCATCCGTATCGGTCAGTTACAGCGATGCCGTGACGGGTGCCAAACAAATTCAATTTTTAGGATTGGGTGGGCAATACGTCCAAACCAACGTCGAAAACGTACCCACCATTCGTGGGTTAGCGTCTACGTTTGGGATGAGTTATATTCCAGGCACTTGGATTCAGTCCATTGATGTGGCCAAAGGGGCAGGCTCGGTGGTCAATGGCTACGAAAGCATGACGGGTGCCATCAATGTAGAACTCGTAAAACCCGATGCGCGCGAGAAACTGTATTTCAACACCTACGTCAATCATTTAGGGCGCGGCGAAGTTAACCTGAACCTCAATCGAAAATTATCCGACAAATGGGCTACGGGCTTTCTCACCCACGCCAGTACATTACAAAATCGTGTCGACAACAACGGTGATGGCTTTCTGGATTTGCCACTTTATACCCAATTCAACGGTATCAACCGCTGGCAATACAAAAGCGACAAAATGATGGCACAATTTGGGGTTAAAGCGCTCTATGAAGACCGCTTAGGCGGTCAGACAGGGTTCCGCCCCGACGAACATCGCGGAACGGCCAAATTCTATGGTTTCGGAAATAAGACCAATCGAATTGAGCTTTTTTCTAAAACCGCCAAATTGTACCAAGATAAACCCTACAAAGGCTTAGGACTGGTATTGAATGCCTCACTGCATAACACGGACTCTTACTTTGGGTTTGTCAATTATGACGGTCGGCAACGGACCCTTTATGGAAATTTGATTTATCAATCCATCATTAACAATACAAATCACCAGTTCAAAACGGGCATCAATTACTTGCTGGATGATTATCGTGAGACCTACAAAGACAGCCTCATGACGCGCACGGAATCGGTTCCAGGTGCATTTTTCGAATATACTTATAACCACTTGGATAAATTTACGCTCGTGGCTGGTTTGCGTGCCGATTACCACAATTTGTTTGGTGCTTTTGCCACGCCGCGCCTGCACCTACGCTGGCAGCCTTGGGAAAACACTACCTTACGGGTGTCGGGGGGACGCGGTCAACGCACGCCAAATGCTTTTGCTGAGTACTATGGATATTTAGTAAGCGGACGTACGGTTCGTTTTTGGGGACAAAAAATTCAGCCCGAAGTGACTTGGAACTACGGCCTCAGCCTCACCCAAACCTTCCATTGGTTTGATAAACACTGGGATTTGGTGCTCGACTATTACCGTACCGACTTTCAAAATCAACTCATTGTCGACACCGACCACGCCACACCGTTGGCTTCGCACTTGTATTTTTACAATTTAAAAGGCAAATCTTTCTCCAACAGCTTTCAGATTGAGCTGAATACCCTATTATCTAAACGTACAGAGGTAAAATTGGCATACCGTTTGTTTGACGTATGGCAAACGATGGGACAGCCTTTCGGAAATTCTGTATTACAACAACGCATGATGGTACCCCGCGACCGGGTATTGTTCAACATTGGGTACAATCTTCCGTACGACAAATGGAAGTTGGATTTGACCGTCCAGTGGAATGGCCAAGCGCGCATCACCGATCCGATGCAATCATTGCAGGCAACCATTGACCGCAAGCCTATGCCGATTTTGTATTCACAATCGTTTATGAATATAAATGCGCAGGCATCACGAGCGTTCAAAAAGTTTGAGGTTTATCTGGGAGGGGAGAATTTGGCCAATTTCAAACAACCCAACCCCATTATCCACGCAGAGGACCCCTTCAATAAATATTTTGATGCTGGTCAAACTTGGGGGCCCGTGGTTGGCCGCATGATTTACGCTGGCATCAGGGTAAAAATCAAGGATTAA
- a CDS encoding multicopper oxidase domain-containing protein encodes MNISQKIGLLIIALLVFSETFAQKTIRYDLFVKDTVVHFSDKSKRAIAVNGQIPMPTLTFTEGDTAMIYVHNELNEETSLHWHGLFLPNQYDGVPNLTQMPIKPHTTHLYKFPIIQNGTHWYHSHTGLQEQIGMYGSMILEKRVNDSTFRNNIDDLPTLPIILSEWTDMKPANVHRMLHNATDWFAIQKGTTQSYAEAIKQGYLKTKVTNEWKRMNAMDVSDVYYNKFLINGKNETQLTQFKGGDKVRLRISNGGASTYFWLTYAGGKITVVANDGNDVEPVEVDRLIIAVSETYDVIVTLPAENTSYEFLVTSEDRTKSASLFLGSGNKVKARPLPKLAYFEGMKMMNGMMKMNGDLDDMGMSMSLNQMDMNMVMYPEIMGTSSPDKGADNHNMTESPAIVTLNYAMLKSPIKTNLPKNAPIKELRFELSGNMNRYVWSLNNKVVSESDKILIKKGETVRMVLYNGSMMRHPMHLHGHDFRMLNGQGEYAPLKNVIDIMPMETDTLEFAATESGDWFFHCHILYHMMAGMGRVFSYENSPKNPEIPNPKLAQRKLFADDRMFHLMAENAFETNGNDGEAMYSNTRWSIGTEWRLGYHDKHGYETETHIGRYIGKMQWLMPFIGFDWRYRKLGIDGQEKNIFGQSNTKDNRAVLSLGMNYTLPMLIIAQAEVFTDGNIRFQLERKDIPIGKRLRMSLMWNTDKEYMAGFRYIINRNVGFSTHYDSDMGFGAGFTLNY; translated from the coding sequence ATGAATATCTCTCAAAAAATAGGACTGCTAATCATAGCGTTGTTGGTTTTCTCGGAAACTTTCGCCCAGAAAACCATCCGTTATGACCTGTTTGTAAAAGATACCGTTGTGCATTTTTCGGACAAATCCAAAAGAGCCATTGCCGTCAATGGGCAAATACCCATGCCCACCCTGACTTTTACCGAAGGCGACACCGCCATGATTTATGTGCATAACGAGCTAAACGAAGAAACCTCTTTGCATTGGCACGGTTTGTTTTTGCCTAATCAATACGATGGGGTGCCTAACTTGACCCAAATGCCCATCAAACCTCATACCACACATTTGTACAAATTCCCTATTATTCAGAATGGCACACATTGGTATCATAGCCATACAGGATTACAGGAGCAAATCGGCATGTATGGGTCTATGATTTTAGAAAAGCGAGTGAATGATTCAACGTTTAGGAACAACATTGATGATTTGCCGACCCTTCCCATCATTCTGAGCGAGTGGACAGACATGAAGCCTGCCAACGTACACCGAATGTTACACAACGCCACGGATTGGTTTGCGATTCAAAAAGGTACCACTCAAAGCTACGCAGAGGCCATCAAACAAGGCTATTTGAAGACAAAAGTGACCAACGAATGGAAGCGAATGAACGCCATGGACGTGAGCGATGTCTATTACAATAAATTTCTCATCAACGGAAAAAATGAAACTCAGCTTACGCAATTTAAAGGGGGAGATAAAGTTCGATTAAGAATCTCAAATGGTGGAGCATCCACTTATTTTTGGCTTACCTATGCGGGTGGAAAGATAACCGTTGTGGCCAACGACGGCAACGATGTAGAACCCGTTGAGGTGGACAGATTAATCATCGCCGTTTCCGAAACTTACGACGTCATTGTTACCCTTCCTGCCGAAAACACTTCCTACGAATTTTTAGTAACCTCAGAAGACCGTACCAAATCTGCATCCTTGTTTTTGGGTTCAGGAAATAAAGTAAAAGCCCGCCCATTGCCCAAGCTCGCCTATTTTGAAGGCATGAAAATGATGAACGGTATGATGAAAATGAACGGAGATTTGGACGACATGGGCATGAGCATGAGTCTAAATCAGATGGATATGAACATGGTCATGTATCCCGAAATTATGGGAACTTCATCTCCAGACAAGGGGGCAGATAATCACAACATGACAGAATCACCAGCGATTGTTACGCTGAATTATGCCATGTTGAAATCACCGATAAAAACCAATTTACCAAAGAACGCTCCAATTAAAGAATTGCGTTTTGAATTGTCGGGCAATATGAACCGTTACGTTTGGAGTTTAAACAATAAAGTGGTTTCTGAAAGCGACAAGATTTTAATAAAAAAAGGCGAAACGGTTCGGATGGTGCTTTACAATGGTTCTATGATGCGCCACCCTATGCACTTGCACGGACACGATTTTAGGATGCTCAATGGACAAGGTGAGTACGCCCCCCTAAAAAATGTCATTGACATCATGCCCATGGAAACCGACACCTTGGAATTTGCCGCCACCGAAAGCGGAGATTGGTTCTTTCATTGCCACATACTTTACCACATGATGGCAGGAATGGGGCGGGTTTTCAGTTACGAAAACAGCCCAAAGAACCCCGAAATACCCAACCCTAAGTTGGCACAACGAAAACTATTCGCAGACGACAGGATGTTTCATCTAATGGCTGAAAATGCCTTTGAAACTAACGGAAACGATGGAGAGGCCATGTACTCAAATACCCGTTGGAGCATTGGCACCGAGTGGCGCTTGGGCTACCACGACAAACACGGCTACGAAACCGAAACTCACATAGGCCGATACATCGGTAAAATGCAATGGTTGATGCCGTTTATTGGTTTTGATTGGCGGTATAGAAAATTGGGAATAGATGGGCAAGAAAAAAACATATTCGGTCAAAGCAATACCAAAGATAACAGAGCAGTGCTTAGTCTTGGCATGAATTATACGTTACCCATGCTTATCATTGCCCAGGCCGAAGTCTTTACCGATGGCAACATTCGCTTTCAATTAGAGCGCAAAGACATCCCCATCGGTAAACGCCTGAGAATGAGTCTAATGTGGAACACCGACAAAGAATACATGGCAGGATTTCGGTATATCATAAATAGGAACGTAGGATTCTCCACCCATTACGACAGCGATATGGGCTTTGGAGCAGGTTTCACTCTTAATTACTAA
- a CDS encoding DUF3347 domain-containing protein, whose product MKKAFVFFLLIFHSLFIISHARTNILLSYSPANTDVKAQINALLANYYGMKDALVATDGKATQQKANDFLKAFAQIDMAKMTKEQHNLYMPLASKIKSEAEAIAKTPDAEQQRTHFNDLSNNLFAVIKALKINEKPVYQQYCPMKKAYWLSDNSAIKNPYYGKMMLTCGKVTETLQ is encoded by the coding sequence ATGAAAAAGGCATTTGTTTTCTTCCTCCTTATTTTTCATTCCTTATTTATTATTAGCCATGCTCGGACAAATATTCTTTTGAGTTACTCTCCGGCAAATACCGATGTAAAGGCCCAAATCAACGCCTTACTGGCCAATTATTACGGAATGAAAGACGCTTTGGTAGCTACCGACGGCAAAGCCACCCAGCAAAAAGCCAACGATTTTTTGAAGGCATTTGCTCAAATTGATATGGCCAAAATGACCAAAGAACAACACAATTTGTACATGCCATTGGCGTCAAAGATCAAATCTGAGGCGGAAGCTATTGCTAAAACCCCAGATGCAGAACAACAACGCACCCATTTCAATGATTTATCCAATAACCTCTTTGCGGTTATAAAGGCATTAAAAATCAACGAAAAGCCTGTGTATCAACAGTATTGCCCAATGAAAAAAGCGTATTGGCTTAGTGATAATTCGGCCATCAAAAATCCCTACTACGGCAAAATGATGCTAACGTGTGGCAAAGTGACGGAAACTTTGCAATAG
- a CDS encoding helix-turn-helix domain-containing protein, with protein MPVLFHIKNMVCDRCKMVVEDSFKKVDAQVVSTELGEIQIAENLNPSQLEELDILLKQHGFELLDDRQSRVVEKIKNAVIELIHNLQPEHSKSNFSDYLSDKLNRDYSGLSTLFSVHEGSTIEQYIIRQKIERVKELLMYDELSLSQIADELQYSSVAHLSNQFKKVTGLTPSQFKRSSAKNRLSLDHV; from the coding sequence ATGCCTGTATTATTTCATATCAAAAACATGGTCTGCGACCGCTGCAAGATGGTGGTTGAAGATTCATTCAAAAAAGTCGACGCTCAAGTAGTGAGTACTGAATTGGGCGAAATCCAAATCGCCGAAAATTTAAACCCTTCTCAATTAGAAGAACTTGATATTTTACTGAAACAGCACGGTTTTGAATTGCTGGACGACAGACAAAGTCGCGTGGTAGAGAAAATCAAGAATGCAGTTATCGAACTGATTCACAATCTGCAACCCGAGCATTCCAAAAGCAATTTTTCAGATTATTTGTCTGACAAACTGAACCGTGATTACAGCGGGTTAAGTACGTTGTTTTCTGTGCACGAAGGCAGTACCATTGAGCAGTATATCATTCGCCAAAAAATTGAGCGGGTTAAGGAGCTTTTGATGTATGATGAGCTCAGCCTAAGCCAAATTGCTGATGAATTACAGTATAGTAGCGTAGCACATTTGTCTAATCAATTTAAAAAAGTAACGGGCCTTACACCTAGTCAATTCAAACGGTCTTCGGCAAAAAATCGCCTGTCTTTAGATCATGTTTGA
- a CDS encoding HYC_CC_PP family protein, which translates to MKTLLRKALTLFMAFVVLTASMGFGVVEHHCLMRGKSIQLAALQKEGVAACGQNSTKSPVSNQTSFQKQDCCDDQQSYENVDVSSSVTQWVAKFLQIISDAVIGALVAVFKSILAFFVASPESSASLSSFSSLFHGRTLLSFVQSFLI; encoded by the coding sequence ATGAAAACATTGCTCCGCAAAGCGCTCACCTTATTCATGGCCTTCGTTGTACTCACCGCGAGTATGGGCTTTGGTGTGGTCGAGCATCACTGCCTTATGCGGGGAAAATCAATCCAACTGGCCGCTTTACAAAAAGAAGGCGTAGCTGCTTGTGGACAGAATAGCACAAAATCCCCTGTTTCTAACCAAACTTCTTTCCAAAAACAAGATTGTTGCGATGACCAACAAAGCTACGAAAACGTAGATGTGTCGTCGTCAGTCACCCAATGGGTTGCCAAGTTTTTGCAGATTATCAGCGATGCTGTCATTGGTGCTTTGGTGGCAGTGTTTAAGTCAATCCTTGCATTTTTTGTTGCAAGTCCCGAATCATCTGCTTCATTATCTTCCTTCTCCTCCCTATTTCACGGACGTACACTGCTTTCGTTCGTCCAATCTTTTTTGATTTAG